CGGATCCGCGATCGCTATTTCGGCCAGCTCGGCCGCCTGGACTATGTCGGCAGCCGTGAATTCTCACGTGATGTGGACCGCCTGCTGCCCCGCTACCGCAGTTATTTTGAGGAGGCCGCCAAGGCCAACGACCTGGACTGGCGCCTGCTTGCGGCGGTGGGTTATCAGGAATCCCACTGGGAGGCCAACGCCCGCAGCCCCACCGGCGTGCGCGGCATCATGATGCTGACCAAGGACACGGCCAAGTACCTGAAAATCGCCAATCGGCGGGACCCCAAGCAAAGCATTTTTGGCGGAGCACGCTACCTGCGGGACCAGATTGACCGGATGCCCCCCAGCATCACCGAACCGGATCGGACCTGGATGGCGCTGGCCGCTTATAACCTCGGCCGCGGGCACTTGCTGGATGCGCGAGAGATCACCGCAGAGCTGGGCGGTGACCCCGATCGCTGGGTCGATGTGCGGGCTGCACTGCCGCTGCTGACGCAGGCAAAGTGGCACTCCAAGACACGCTATGGCTATGCCCGCGGACACGAGGCCGTGAACTACGTCGGCAACATCCGAACGTATTACGACATTCTGAATTGGATCACCGGCGTTGAGACGGGAATTCCGAGCGGCGAGGCGCCGCCCGAACAGCAAACGCCATCCCAACGTGAGCCCGATCCCAGTACCCGCGCCCTGGATTTGGAATCACCGATTCTTTAGATGTCGGCGCGCTATAGTGGCTAGCTCTATTGATCGAACCTGAGGGACATCCATGCGATTTGCCGCACTTTGTCTTGCGTTAAGCCTGCCCATGGCCGCGATTGCGGCACCGCATGGCCTGGATCCGGACAACCAGCTGTTAGCCGCGCAGCGCATCAGCCCGCTGCTGGTGAACGCCCAATCCGCCCCGCCGGCCCCTGCGCCGCGCACACCGCTCATCATTGCGCAGGGCATCGAAAGCTCGGCGAGCAGTGATGACACCGGGGTCTGGGAACAGGCGGCGGACCGGCGCTGGGTTTGGCGTGCGGTCGTTCGGGCCGATCAGGCGGCTTCGGTGGGCGTGAGCTTGCGCAACAGCCCGGTACTCGCCGGCGCCAGCATCACCGCCTATGACCCACAGGGCACGCGTATCGAAGCGCTACGCCAACGCGGAGACATGCTCCGCAGTCCCTTGATCGGGGGCGATACCTTGGTACTCGAGGTCGCACTGCCAATGGGGCGTGCGCCGGCGACCATTCATCTGGCCGCCCTGCACTACGGCTTCATGGACCCCGCAACCGGCCGCCGGACGCAGAAATCCGGCAGCTGCAATGTGGATGTGGTCTGCCCGGAAGGAGATGCCTGGCGACAGGAAATCAAGGCGGTCGCCCGTTACACCTTCGATGTTGGCCTGTCGACCGCACTTTGTACCGGCACGCTCGTCAACAACACGGCACGCGACCGACGCCCGTTGTTTCTCACGGCCAACCACTGCGTGAGCGACAGCGCCACCGCCCAAAGCATGACGATCTACTGGAACTACGAGACCTCGACCTGCGGCGGCACACCTGATGGCAGCCTCAATCAATCGCAATCCGGGGCCAGCTTGCTGGCGACAGGCGCAGACTCGGACTTCACGCTGGTGGAACTGGATAACCAGCCTTCGGCCGCCTTCGACGTGACCTACGCAGGCTGGGATGCCACCGAGACGGCCGCCTGTGGCGTCGCGGCCATCCACCACCCCAGCGGCGACGAAAAGCGCATCAGCTTCGAATACGCCACGTTGACGCAAACCCAGTACAGCAGCGACACGCCCGACGCGACCGCGCAGTTCTGGCGAGTCGAAGACTGGGACGTTGGCACCACCGAGGGCGGTTCATCGGGTTCCGGACTCTGGAACGAAGACCACCGCATCGTCGGCCAACTCTCTGGTGGCGGCGCGGCTTGCGGCAATGACGAGCCCGACTGGTACGGACGCTTCAGCGACAACTGGGACAATGGCTCGGCCAACAACAGCCTGCGGCCGCATCTGGACCCCACTGGCTCGGGCGACCTGACCCTTGACGGAATGGACGACGCAGGGAACACCATCACGGCCAACACGGCGCTATGCGGTGGCCTGTCTGGTGGCGGCGGCTCTGGTGGCGGGTCGGGCGGAGGCTCCGGCGGCGGCAGCGGGGGCGGTTCCGGCGGTGATGGCGGCAGCTCGGGCGGCGGCAGCGGCGCCCTCCCCTGGTTCGCACTGCTACCACTGCTAGGCCTGGCGGCGCGACGGCGCCGCCACTAACCCGGCTACGCAAACAAAAAAACGGCCCGCCGAAGCGGGCCGTTTTTGTATCGAGCGCGTCGGCTGCTTACTTGCTGATGCCGTAGCGCTGACGGAATTTGTCGATCTTTCCGGTGGTGTCCGCCATGGACTGCTTGCCCGTGAAGAACGGGTGCGACTTGCTGGACACGTCCAGCTTGATCAGCGGGTACTCGTTACCGTCTTCCCAGGTAATGGTTTCCTTAGAAGAGGCCGTCGAGCGGCACAGGAAGGCGAAGTCACTGGACGTGTCTTTGAACACGACCGGACGATAATTCGGATGGATGTCTGCTTTCATGGCGATTCGCGTCGGTGACTGCCGGCGGCGGCATCCGCCCGGCCAAAAAGAGGGCGCGCTTTATAGCATCTTTCAGCGCCCGTGAAAACTCTGGCCACCGCCTCCCTGCGATTCTGACCGCTGGCTGCGACCCTTTTGCAAGCTGTTGCATCCAGTGATCAGCAAGCGCCTGAACAGGCGTCACACATTGACTCACGCCTCGGCGCCTGACCTTGTAGCACTGGCGCCGACCGCGCGAGCACCCGGGGAGGGGACATGAATCTGACACGCCTGTCACTGGCGAATCCGGCCGCCCTGGTCGTGGTGGTCCTGCTACTGGTGGGTGTGGGCACGGCTGCGCTGTTCAAGCTGCCCATCCAACTGCTTCCGCCCATCGATCAGCCGCAGATCTCGGTCTCGACATTCTGGCGTGGTGCAGCGCCGGCCGATATGGAGTCGGTCATCATTGAGCAACAGGAGCGCGTACTGCGCAATCTGCCCGGGCTGACCCAGATCCAGTCGAACATCAATCAGAGCAGGGGCAACATCAATCTCACGTTCGAGATGGACCACGACATGCAGCGGGCCTATCTCGATGTCATCAACCGTTTGCAGCAGGTCCCCGCCCTGCCCCGCGAAGCCAACGGACCGTGGGTCAATCTGGCCGGCGGCAATTTCTCCAGCGGCAATGCGGCCTCGTTGCTGGTGCGGGCGGTCGACGCAGACGACCCGCGCAGTCCTGGCGATTTCCACCCGGTTGTTGATCGCTATGTCGAACCTGCGCTGGCGCGCATCCCCGGCGTTGCAGAGGTCAATCTGCAAAGCCATCGCCCGGAGGAAGTCCGCATTGTGCTGAATGCGCCGCGCGCCGCCGCACTGGGTGTGCAGCTCAGCGATATCACCCGTGCGGTCAGCACGGCAGCCGATGTGTCGGGCGGGTTCGCCGATGTCGGGCGTCGCCAGTACACCGTGCGCTTCATGGGCAAGGCCCCCATGGACCGACTGGATGAACTCATCGTGGCCTACCGAGGGACCCAGCCGATTTATCTGGGCGATCTGGCCACGGTGTCCTTACAACGCGTGGAACAGGGCGGATTCACGCTACGCAACGGGTTCCCGGCCTACTACATCACCGTCGCACGCGAAGCCGGCTCCAATACGGTGGAGATTCTGGATCACATCAATGCGGTCATCGAGGAACTCAACGCCGGCCCGCTGCCCGAGGCCGGCCTGGCGCTGGAGCTGTCCTACGACGCCTCGGTGCATATTCGGCGAGCGATCCGCCTGGTGCAAGGCAACCTGCTGCTGGGCGGCCTGCTCGCCACGCTGGTGCTGTTTGCGTTCCTGCGCGATTTGCGTTCGACCCTGCTGGTGGGCCTGACGATCCCCGTCTGCCTGTTCGCGGCCTTCGCGACACTGGATTTATTCAACCGCAGCCTGAACGTCATCTCGCTGGCCGCATTGGCCTTTGCCGTGGGCTTGGTCGTCGATGCCGCGATTATTGCGCAGGAGAATATCGTCCGGCTGCGCCAATCCGGACTGGCCGTCGGTGAGGCCGTTCTGCGCGGTGCCACCGAAGTTGCACCGGCTCTGTTTGCCAGCACGGCCACCAGCATCGCGATCTTCCTGCCCATCCTGTTCATGAGTGGGCCGGAGGGCCAATTGTTCTCCGATCTGGCCCTGACGCTATCCATTGCCGTGGTGGTTTCGCTGGTGGCTGCGCTCACGGTCTTACCGACAGCCAGCGCCCACTGGCTGGGCCGCGTACCCACCGCCGACCGCATGGGCGGGCTCTGGGACCGGGTGACGCGCGGCGTACTCGCGCTGACCGACCGGCCATCGCTGCGTCTGCTCTGGATACTCGGGCTCACGGTCGGCGCAGGCGCGTTGGCATGGAGCCTGGTCCCCAAGGCGGACTACCTGCCGCGGGCGCGTTCCGACAATGCCTGGGTGAATTTTTCGGTCCCGGCGGGCGCCTCGCAGGCGGCACTGCGCGAAGACCTGGGCAAGACCGTCGTCCAGCGCCTTGCACCTCACATGACCGGCGAGAAGCAACCGCAGGTGGCGTATTACAACCTGTCGTCATGGGGGCGCTGGAGCGGCATGGCCATTTATCCGGCTGACCCCAAACAGGCCGATGCCCTCATGGAGGTTCTGCGCACCGACATTACCGTCGATCTGCCCGACATCAGCAGCTTTGTCACCATGGGCTCGCTGCTGAACTTCTCTGGTGGCGGCAATCGACGGATCGATGTGGACATCCACGGCGCCGATCTCACCCAACTACTGGCTGCAGCCCGGGCTGGTATGGCCGCATTCGGCGAGGCCATGCCTGATGTGCCGGTCCAGCCGCGCCCCAGCTTGTCGCTGGCCGAACCCGAGTTGCGCGTGGTGCCGGACGACACGCGGATTGCGCAGACCGGCCTCACGCGAGGCGACGTGGGTCAGGCCGTGCGCGCCTACACCGATGGGCTTTATGTTGGCGAGTATTTCGACGGCAACAATCGCCACAATGTGGTCATCCGCGCCGACACCTGGGACACCCCGGAAGGGCTGGCCGAACTGCCCTTGTACACGCCGCAGGGCGGCATCCAAATGCTGGGCGAGCTGGCCTGGCTGGAACGCCATGTCGGACCCAGCGAACTGCGCCGGATCGATGGCCAGCGCACGGTGACACTGCGCGTGTTCCCGCCCGAAACCGTTACGTTGGAAGAGGCCATTGAGACCATTCGGGCGCAGGTCGAACCGGCCATCACCGCCCAGCTGGGGGCTGAAGGCTCGGTGCGTTATCGAGGCAGCGCCGATGGGTTGGAAGAAGCCCTGGCGTCCATGGGCCGCAACCTGCTCTACGCCCTGCTAATCCTGCTGCTCATCCTCGCCGCCATGTACCGCTCGCTGTGGAGCGCGATCATTGTGTTGTCGGTGATGCCATTGGCGTTTGCCGGCGGCGTCACCGCGCTCACCGCCATGAACCTGTTCACCTTTCAGTCCATGGATTTGCTGACGATGAGCGGCTTCATCATCCTGCTGGGTCTGGTCGTCAATAACGCCATCTTGTTGGTGGATCGCACCCAGCGCGCCGAGGCCGAGGGTCTGGATCGTCGCGACGCCGTCGCCAGCGCGGTTCGGCAGCGGGCCCGTC
This Abyssibacter profundi DNA region includes the following protein-coding sequences:
- a CDS encoding trypsin-like serine peptidase — translated: MRFAALCLALSLPMAAIAAPHGLDPDNQLLAAQRISPLLVNAQSAPPAPAPRTPLIIAQGIESSASSDDTGVWEQAADRRWVWRAVVRADQAASVGVSLRNSPVLAGASITAYDPQGTRIEALRQRGDMLRSPLIGGDTLVLEVALPMGRAPATIHLAALHYGFMDPATGRRTQKSGSCNVDVVCPEGDAWRQEIKAVARYTFDVGLSTALCTGTLVNNTARDRRPLFLTANHCVSDSATAQSMTIYWNYETSTCGGTPDGSLNQSQSGASLLATGADSDFTLVELDNQPSAAFDVTYAGWDATETAACGVAAIHHPSGDEKRISFEYATLTQTQYSSDTPDATAQFWRVEDWDVGTTEGGSSGSGLWNEDHRIVGQLSGGGAACGNDEPDWYGRFSDNWDNGSANNSLRPHLDPTGSGDLTLDGMDDAGNTITANTALCGGLSGGGGSGGGSGGGSGGGSGGGSGGDGGSSGGGSGALPWFALLPLLGLAARRRRH
- a CDS encoding type B 50S ribosomal protein L31 — protein: MKADIHPNYRPVVFKDTSSDFAFLCRSTASSKETITWEDGNEYPLIKLDVSSKSHPFFTGKQSMADTTGKIDKFRQRYGISK
- a CDS encoding efflux RND transporter permease subunit codes for the protein MNLTRLSLANPAALVVVVLLLVGVGTAALFKLPIQLLPPIDQPQISVSTFWRGAAPADMESVIIEQQERVLRNLPGLTQIQSNINQSRGNINLTFEMDHDMQRAYLDVINRLQQVPALPREANGPWVNLAGGNFSSGNAASLLVRAVDADDPRSPGDFHPVVDRYVEPALARIPGVAEVNLQSHRPEEVRIVLNAPRAAALGVQLSDITRAVSTAADVSGGFADVGRRQYTVRFMGKAPMDRLDELIVAYRGTQPIYLGDLATVSLQRVEQGGFTLRNGFPAYYITVAREAGSNTVEILDHINAVIEELNAGPLPEAGLALELSYDASVHIRRAIRLVQGNLLLGGLLATLVLFAFLRDLRSTLLVGLTIPVCLFAAFATLDLFNRSLNVISLAALAFAVGLVVDAAIIAQENIVRLRQSGLAVGEAVLRGATEVAPALFASTATSIAIFLPILFMSGPEGQLFSDLALTLSIAVVVSLVAALTVLPTASAHWLGRVPTADRMGGLWDRVTRGVLALTDRPSLRLLWILGLTVGAGALAWSLVPKADYLPRARSDNAWVNFSVPAGASQAALREDLGKTVVQRLAPHMTGEKQPQVAYYNLSSWGRWSGMAIYPADPKQADALMEVLRTDITVDLPDISSFVTMGSLLNFSGGGNRRIDVDIHGADLTQLLAAARAGMAAFGEAMPDVPVQPRPSLSLAEPELRVVPDDTRIAQTGLTRGDVGQAVRAYTDGLYVGEYFDGNNRHNVVIRADTWDTPEGLAELPLYTPQGGIQMLGELAWLERHVGPSELRRIDGQRTVTLRVFPPETVTLEEAIETIRAQVEPAITAQLGAEGSVRYRGSADGLEEALASMGRNLLYALLILLLILAAMYRSLWSAIIVLSVMPLAFAGGVTALTAMNLFTFQSMDLLTMSGFIILLGLVVNNAILLVDRTQRAEAEGLDRRDAVASAVRQRARPIYMSTLTSIFGMLPLMLMPGTGAEIYRGLAAIIVGGMLASALFTLLLLPSLLRLRFRRSKASAPEAGAAHGADTAQSGA